Proteins from a single region of Bombus vancouverensis nearcticus chromosome 5, iyBomVanc1_principal, whole genome shotgun sequence:
- the LOC117156144 gene encoding ESF1 homolog — protein sequence MDELLNDKRFAHITRDPKFKRIPKAERKVKIDKRFQSMFKDKKFTVQYTIDKRGRPVNQTSYENLRKYYDLSSSEEEDREKELEKPKQEEKKPKKLKKIKNKKNKVLRSKKSDSEDDANKNADTDSSNNNCFSNNRELVRLKPKKENDVNSERQSNIEFDSESESDIDEATDARNLEVDLEESKRQLNIRSKHKSQKLTDKIKERLKDLTVNYARGEGILMTDSSSDEECSEISDEQDIEHDWGELDKEAETTDEITHRLAACNMDWDRIRAIDLMVLFNSFLPPGGFICSVTIYPSEFGIQRMKEEEIKGPKELTEINKEKENENGSDDEEGSAYHMEKLRQYQLNRLKYYYAVVDFDSAETANKIYTECDGIEYESTATKLDLRFIPDDMKFDQTPREVCDKLPELTKYQPRQFITTALQQAKVQLTWDETNPERTEIAQKLSSGKLNEINENDLQGYLATESSDNESEKEEQKDSQEDKSDSEAEKNTDPVEKYKALLREIEEKEEAKQKKDVELEFTWGLGTKEKAEKLVQERLKKDQNLTPFEQYLEKRKEKKKAKREERKKHKNVNKDTLDSEGSEMLDSDNEIGNNKLSYKKKNSMENDSLASSDSEDEKKRKAELELLLMDENEDNKQHFNMKKIEENATMTKSKQKRLSKKKNRQDQIVEDNFEVNVQDARFNALFTSHHFNIDPADPHYRKTKGTEALIKEKLKRRADNEFSEEIPVKESKLSSNTELQSLIKSVKKNAKNISRPIK from the exons ATGGatgaattattaaatgataaacgATTTGCTCATATTACAAGGGATCCTAAATTTAAAAGGATCCCAAAAGCAGAAAGGAAAGTGAAAATAGATAAAAGATTTCAAAGTATGTTTAAGGATAAAAAATTTACAGTTCAATATACCATTGACAAACGTGGTAGACCTGTAAATCAGACATCGTATGAAAATCTTagaaaatattatgatttatctAGCAGTGAAGAAGAAGATAGAGAAAAAGAACTTGAAAAACCtaaacaagaagaaaagaaacctaagaagcttaaaaagataaaaaataaaaagaataaagttcTTCGATCAAAAAAAAGTGATTCAGAAGATGATGCAAATAAAAATGCGGATACTGATTCATCAAATAATAATTGTTTTTCAAATAATAGAGAGTTAGTTAGACTTAaaccaaaaaaagaaaatgatgtaAATTCTGAGAGACAGAGTAACATAGAATTTGACTCTGAATCTGAATCAGATATAGATGAGGCAACCGATGCAAGAAACTTAGAAGTAGATTTGGAAGAAAGTAAAAGGCAATTGAATATTAGAAGTAAACATAAATCTCAAAAGCTTACAGATAAAATCAAAGAAAGGTTAAAAGATTTAACTGTGAATTATGCCAGAGGTGAAGGAATTTTGATGACAGACAGTTCTTCTGATGAAGAATGTTCTGAGATTTCTG ATGAACAAGATATTGAACATGATTGGGGTGAATTAGACAAAGAGGCTGAAACAACAGATGAAATTACACATAGATTGGCAGCTTGTAATATGGACTGGGATAGAATACGTGCTATAGATTTAATGGTTTTATTTAACTCTTTCTTGCCTCCTGGTGGCTTTATTTGCTCAGTtact ATTTATCCATCAGAATTTGGAATACAGCGgatgaaagaggaagaaattaAAGGTCCAAAAGAATTAACAGAGATAAATaaggaaaaggaaaacgaaaatGGAAGTGAT GACGAGGAGGGGTCAGCATATCACATGGAAAAATTAAGACAATATCAACTAAAtagattaaaatattattatgctGTCGTTGACTTTGATTCTGCTGAAACAGCAAATAAAATTTACACTGAATGCGATGGTATAGAATATGAATCTACAGCAACAAAATTGGATCTTAGATTTATACCAGATGATATGAAATTTGACCAG ACTCCTAGAGAGGTATGTGATAAACTGCCGGAGCTTACAAAGTATCAACCAAGACAATTCATAACTACGGCTTTGCAACAAGCTAAGGTACAGTTAACCTGGGATGAAACAAACCCTGAAAGAACCGAGATTGCACAAAAACTGAGTTCTGGAAAACTGAATGAAATTAATGAAAACGACTTACAAGGTTATTTAGCAACTGAGtcaagtgacaatgaatcag aaaaagaggaacaaAAAGATTCTCAAGAGGATAAAAGCGACTCAGAAGCGGAAAAGAATACCGATCCAGTTGAGAAGTATAAAGCTTTATTAAGAGAgatagaagagaaagaagaagccaAACAGAAAAAGGACGTTGAGCTAGAATTTACTTGGGGTTTGGGCACAAAGGAGAAAGCTGAGAAACTGGTACAAGAAAGATTAAAGAAAGATCAAAACCTCACGCCATTTGAGCAATATTTAGAAAAacggaaagagaagaaaaaagctAAACGAGAGGAACGGaagaaacataaaaatgtaaataaagataCATTGGACTCTGAAGGTTCAGAAATGCTTGATTCAGATAATGAAAttggaaataataaattatcttataaaaagaaaaacagtaTGGAAAATGATAGCCTTGCTTCATCAGATAGCGAAGACGAAAAAAAACGTAAAGCTGAATTAGAACTTTTATTAATGGATGAAAATGAAGATAACAAACAACATTTCAATATGAAGAAGATCGAAGAAAATGCCACAATGACAAAGTCTAAACAAAAACGATTGAGTAAGAAGAAAAATAGACAAGACCAAATAGTAGAAGATAACTTTGAAGTAAATGTACAAGATGCAAGATTCAATGCGTTGTTCACATCGCATCATTTCAATATCGACCCAGCAGACCCACATTACAGAAAGACTAAAGGTACTGAAGCtctaattaaagaaaaattgaaaagaagagCTGATAACGAGTTTAGCGAA gaAATACCTGTTAAAGAATCAAAACTGAGCTCTAATACAGAATTGCAGTCATTAATTAAATCAGTGAAGAAAAAtgctaaaaatatttcaaggcCTATAAAATAA
- the LOC117156146 gene encoding uncharacterized protein LOC117156146 isoform X1, with the protein MNTPTTRDFLRRPDGTRRRSSRQALAVIPVNNSASPGEANSTEVNAMDNFLNSRHGNDSWSPAPSPDEMVIQKRGRRRRTIVWSPDLDTCKRNSLFSSNSKDRTPVKSPSKSTMVLRSTPRKRLTLGDVNESQFTTPDKKKKSQVSLDVNNSSKYFNGNLLNGLRGLSHSQLVHMIMDLVSTQEDGLLHENEKIRNVLLKKMPMADIQPLIDTLNTLKQNIQISIVLSNRDDLSDIHIYLDNFQKTIIDQGKRLVESQHWVSVMQYVYAAWNITKQLYEEENQSLCNLTHKCFKNLTHFCSQALKRGNFTSTILDIFTDRLVAMVVDYEDLKVCLQLIHEVKNNET; encoded by the exons ATGAATACTCCAACAACCAGAGATTTCTTGCGGAGACCAGATGGAACGCGTAGGAGATCTTCTCGCCAAGCCTTAGCGGTGATTCCTGTTAATAATTCCGCTTCACCTG GAGAAGCAAATTCTACCGAAGTTAATGCAATGGATAATTTTTTAAACAGTCGACACGGCAATGACTCTTGGAGCCCTGCACCTAGCCCAGACGAGATGGTAATCCAAAAACGAGGACGTCGTCGTAGAACTATAGTTTGGTCCCCTGATCTTGATACTTGTAAAAGAAACAGCCTTTTTAG CTCAAATTCTAAAGATCGCACACCAGTGAAGAGTCCATCAAAATCAACTATGGTATTGAGAAGTACACCTAGAAAAAGGCTTACTCTTGGTGATGTCAATGAATCTCAGTTTACAACACCAGATAAGAAAAAAAAGTCACAGGTCTCTTTGGATGTTAATAATTCATCGAAATATTTTAATGGCAATTTATTAAATGGTTTGAGAGGTCTTAGTCATAGTCAATTAGTTCACATGATTATGGATTTGGTCTCCACGCAAGAGGATGGTCTGTTACATGagaatgaaaaaataagaaatgttTTGCTAAAAAAGATGCCAATGGCTGATATACAACCACTAATCGACACATTAAATACTTTAAagcaaaatattcaaattagCATCGTGCTATCTAATAGGGATGATTTATCTGACATTCACATTTATTTAGATAATTTTCAG AAAACTATTATAGATCAGGGGAAAAGGCTTGTAGAATCACAGCACTGGGTATCAGTTATGCAATATGTTTATGCAGCATGGAACATTACAAAGCAACTATATGAAGAGGAAAATCAAAGCCTGTGTAATTTGActcataaatgttttaaaaatttgACACACTTTTGTTCTCAAGCTCTAAAAAGAGGAAACTTCACGAGTACCATATTGGATATATTTACTGATAG GCTCGTTGCGATGGTTGTAGATTATGAGGATTTAAAAGTTTGTTTACAGTTGATACACGAAGTAAAAAACAATGAAACTTAA
- the LOC117156146 gene encoding uncharacterized protein LOC117156146 isoform X2: MDNFLNSRHGNDSWSPAPSPDEMVIQKRGRRRRTIVWSPDLDTCKRNSLFSSNSKDRTPVKSPSKSTMVLRSTPRKRLTLGDVNESQFTTPDKKKKSQVSLDVNNSSKYFNGNLLNGLRGLSHSQLVHMIMDLVSTQEDGLLHENEKIRNVLLKKMPMADIQPLIDTLNTLKQNIQISIVLSNRDDLSDIHIYLDNFQKTIIDQGKRLVESQHWVSVMQYVYAAWNITKQLYEEENQSLCNLTHKCFKNLTHFCSQALKRGNFTSTILDIFTDRLVAMVVDYEDLKVCLQLIHEVKNNET; the protein is encoded by the exons ATGGATAATTTTTTAAACAGTCGACACGGCAATGACTCTTGGAGCCCTGCACCTAGCCCAGACGAGATGGTAATCCAAAAACGAGGACGTCGTCGTAGAACTATAGTTTGGTCCCCTGATCTTGATACTTGTAAAAGAAACAGCCTTTTTAG CTCAAATTCTAAAGATCGCACACCAGTGAAGAGTCCATCAAAATCAACTATGGTATTGAGAAGTACACCTAGAAAAAGGCTTACTCTTGGTGATGTCAATGAATCTCAGTTTACAACACCAGATAAGAAAAAAAAGTCACAGGTCTCTTTGGATGTTAATAATTCATCGAAATATTTTAATGGCAATTTATTAAATGGTTTGAGAGGTCTTAGTCATAGTCAATTAGTTCACATGATTATGGATTTGGTCTCCACGCAAGAGGATGGTCTGTTACATGagaatgaaaaaataagaaatgttTTGCTAAAAAAGATGCCAATGGCTGATATACAACCACTAATCGACACATTAAATACTTTAAagcaaaatattcaaattagCATCGTGCTATCTAATAGGGATGATTTATCTGACATTCACATTTATTTAGATAATTTTCAG AAAACTATTATAGATCAGGGGAAAAGGCTTGTAGAATCACAGCACTGGGTATCAGTTATGCAATATGTTTATGCAGCATGGAACATTACAAAGCAACTATATGAAGAGGAAAATCAAAGCCTGTGTAATTTGActcataaatgttttaaaaatttgACACACTTTTGTTCTCAAGCTCTAAAAAGAGGAAACTTCACGAGTACCATATTGGATATATTTACTGATAG GCTCGTTGCGATGGTTGTAGATTATGAGGATTTAAAAGTTTGTTTACAGTTGATACACGAAGTAAAAAACAATGAAACTTAA
- the LOC117156146 gene encoding uncharacterized protein LOC117156146 isoform X3, with the protein MVIQKRGRRRRTIVWSPDLDTCKRNSLFSSNSKDRTPVKSPSKSTMVLRSTPRKRLTLGDVNESQFTTPDKKKKSQVSLDVNNSSKYFNGNLLNGLRGLSHSQLVHMIMDLVSTQEDGLLHENEKIRNVLLKKMPMADIQPLIDTLNTLKQNIQISIVLSNRDDLSDIHIYLDNFQKTIIDQGKRLVESQHWVSVMQYVYAAWNITKQLYEEENQSLCNLTHKCFKNLTHFCSQALKRGNFTSTILDIFTDRLVAMVVDYEDLKVCLQLIHEVKNNET; encoded by the exons ATGGTAATCCAAAAACGAGGACGTCGTCGTAGAACTATAGTTTGGTCCCCTGATCTTGATACTTGTAAAAGAAACAGCCTTTTTAG CTCAAATTCTAAAGATCGCACACCAGTGAAGAGTCCATCAAAATCAACTATGGTATTGAGAAGTACACCTAGAAAAAGGCTTACTCTTGGTGATGTCAATGAATCTCAGTTTACAACACCAGATAAGAAAAAAAAGTCACAGGTCTCTTTGGATGTTAATAATTCATCGAAATATTTTAATGGCAATTTATTAAATGGTTTGAGAGGTCTTAGTCATAGTCAATTAGTTCACATGATTATGGATTTGGTCTCCACGCAAGAGGATGGTCTGTTACATGagaatgaaaaaataagaaatgttTTGCTAAAAAAGATGCCAATGGCTGATATACAACCACTAATCGACACATTAAATACTTTAAagcaaaatattcaaattagCATCGTGCTATCTAATAGGGATGATTTATCTGACATTCACATTTATTTAGATAATTTTCAG AAAACTATTATAGATCAGGGGAAAAGGCTTGTAGAATCACAGCACTGGGTATCAGTTATGCAATATGTTTATGCAGCATGGAACATTACAAAGCAACTATATGAAGAGGAAAATCAAAGCCTGTGTAATTTGActcataaatgttttaaaaatttgACACACTTTTGTTCTCAAGCTCTAAAAAGAGGAAACTTCACGAGTACCATATTGGATATATTTACTGATAG GCTCGTTGCGATGGTTGTAGATTATGAGGATTTAAAAGTTTGTTTACAGTTGATACACGAAGTAAAAAACAATGAAACTTAA
- the LOC117156143 gene encoding uncharacterized protein LOC117156143 isoform X3 yields MRDGSGNVAEVLPVGGGGAVLVLSELESMAARQQREIAQQRRLLEQREARLAVLRGAQEPAQQDKLARLRHRLDQQQSKLNRLRLLRSQTDQSRANNATLTSDLDCIRALFNEKEKELSLAVAKVEELTRQLEELRGRQNAAGTGNGGGGAGGVGGGGVGGGGGGHLSTPASAELEKLRRELMYRNKMNEQQNQMVSQQRLALAQRQAEMASIDARIAQLQGRLQRKRALNQRLSQQLGSGNRANANTGFTESKLDFNAGGKSRPAGNIAAIEPYSHIPNDNDFNLNKNDPKYQTLPYNTKFTVNFKAAEDDVNKNKIQHSASASQLGQRAAFQQFGHQIAHSQSQSHIQGQSQLLGTNQQQHNQNLANQPVNMQQTCNNNNNNNNNTNSTNNNLISSSHNFSPENLSQNLRIHQQQQQQSQTQQQQHGNVQQKQHNVGSSASNLGTTVSLTQTQNHRNLQTHQKPVSSVAPSFSVKSQIYQTSSTKIHPVMPQTLSLIGRGHNNAQNFVGLNAQNANQQQSNQSIPSSQTPNQDQTYSSRHNYPVIQHPTQANTHVSSSSVYQTQNSPNPPSTIHSSSSGTSFGNSVQRYNQTQPMTSPTSSNELSDKMKFEQGKGQEKFEHVLPAKHEQQRYEPNQVFKYDSHQIKYEQHSKYDQHGKYDQTNQPTKLYEQSNKHEQTTNQTNKYDNVSKIEQGKYESAQNKHEQIHGTKYDPNQNTQQYGKHDQHEVRPSVVKYEHNAGFKHEPSNKYEVGGQQFKQDPVKFENNQNKFEQGSVTKHEHNGKFDIPAKTAEKTFEFDRLKNENERKNMGEDKTKPALPPKPSKPNPPPRLTHHEKVDNTTDGISDCKNNLGINARTEKEEDVPPIPTSEPPESPTETQFGNHQIIKARPLTLKKAPISEQPKLRYAKSNVHVSINRRIEMPPAFLFPETEIPADLMQTEQQQQQQQQQQQQQQSQQQSQIIDTTDNCKKSGINEDVISNEKLEEADIIDALNVINIEDKAKAKESERRTELEVDGKSNEVMRRKKGNLKSSTGKANLSRRVSFDPLALLLDASLEGELELVKKTAKEVANPSSANDEGITALHNAICAGHLEIVKFLVEFGCDVNAQDSDGWTPLHCAASCNNLSMVRFLVEHGACIFATTLSDHETAAEKCEEDEEGFDGCSEYLYSVQEKLGIMNNGQVYAVFDYEAQHSDELTLKNGDSLVVLRKGDDNEREWWWSKLGHKEGYVPRNLLGLYPRVQPAKVD; encoded by the exons CCTCGGACCTGGACTGCATAAGGGCGCTGTTTaacgagaaggagaaagagcTCTCTCTGGCGGTGGCGAAGGTCGAGGAGCTGACGCGACAGCTGGAGGAGCTGCGGGGTCGACAGAACGCAGCCGGGACCGGAAACGGAGGTGGAGGTGCTGGAGGCGTCGGTGGCGGAGGCGTtggcggcggcggtggtggACACTTGTCGACGCCGGCCAGCGCCGAGCTGGAAAAACTCAGGAGGGAGCTTATG TATCGTAATAAGATGAACGAGCAGCAAAATCAGATGGTGTCCCAACAACGGTTAGCCCTGGCACAACGACAAGCGGAAATGGCGTCGATAGACGCGAGGATAGCCCAGCTTCAGGGTCGTCTTCAGCGTAAAAGAGCCTTGAATCAACGACTAAGCCAGCAACTAGGCTCTGGAAACCGCGCGAACGCGAACACGGGGTTCACGGAGTCGAAGCTGGACTTCAACGCCGGAGGAAAGTCCAGACCCGCTGGAAACATAGCCGCCATCGAACCATACTCCCATATACCGAATGACAACGATTTTAATCTAAACAAGAACGACCCCAAGTACCAGACACTGCCTTACAACACCAAGTTCACGGTGAACTTCAAGGCGGCCGAGGACGACGTTAACAAGAACAAGATTCAGCACTCGGCCAGCGCGTCCCAGCTGGGTCAGAGAGCGGCGTTTCAACAATTTGGTCATCAAATCGCTCACAGCCAGTCGCAGTCGCATATTCAAG GTCAATCGCAACTGCTAGGCACGAATCAACAGCAGCATAACCAGAACCTAGCCAACCAGCCCGTGAACATGCAACAGACCtgcaacaacaataacaataataacaacaacaccAACAGCACGAACAACAATTTGATCAGTTCATCCCACAACTTCAGTCCGGAGAATCTGTCGCAGAATCTTCGGATCCatcagcaacaacaacaacagtcCCAAACGCAACAGCAACAGCATGGGAACGTACAACAGAAGCAACACAACGTTGGTTCGTCGGCGTCGAATCTTGGCACCACGGTGTCCCTTACCCAAACTCAGAACCATAGAAACCTTCAAACGCATCAGAAACCGGTATCCAGCGTGGCGCCGAGTTTCTCCGTCAAGTCTCAGATTTATCAGACTTCCTCCACGAAAATTCATCCTGTAATGCCTCAAACGTTGAGTCTGATAGGCCGTGGACATAATAACGCGCAAAATTTTGTCGGCTTGAACGCTCAAAATGCCAATCAACAGCAATCAAATCAATCTATCCCTAGCAGTCAAACGCCAAATCAGGATCAGACTTACTCGTCGAGGCACAATTATCCTGTGATTCAGCACCCAACTCAAGCAAACACTCACGTGTCTTCGTCCTCGGTCTATCAGACTCAGAACTCTCCTAACCCTCCGTCGACCATTCACTCGTCATCCAGCGGGACCAGCTTCGGGAATTCGGTTCAAAGGTACAATCAAACTCAACCGATGACCAGTCCTACATCCAGCAACGAACTATCCGATAAGATGAAGTTCGAGCAAGGGAAAGGCCAAGAAAAGTTCGAACATGTTCTTCCAGCTAAGCACGAACAGCAAAGGTACGAGCCCAATCAGGTATTTAAATACGATTCTCATCAGATAAAGTACGAGCAACATTCTAAGTACGATCAGCATGGAAAATACGACCAGACCAATCAACCAACGAAATTATACGAACAATCAAACAAGCACGAACAAACTACCAATCAGACGAATAAGTACGATAACGTATCGAAGATCGAGCAAGGGAAATACGAATCTGCGCAGAACAAGCACGAACAAATACATGGAACAAAGTACGATCCTAATCAGAATACTCAGCAGTACGGCAAGCACGATCAGCACGAGGTTAGACCGTCGGTGGTGAAGTACGAACACAATGCAGGATTCAAGCACGAACCCTCGAACAAATACGAAGTCGGTGGGCAACAGTTCAAACAGGACCCGGTCAAATTCGAAAACAATCAGAATAAATTCGAGCAGGGTTCCGTGACGAAGCACGAGCACAACGGGAAATTTGACATCCCTGCGAAGACCGCGGAGAAAACGTTCGAATTCGACAGGTTgaagaacgagaacgagaggaAGAATATGGGAGAGGACAAGACGAAACCAGCACTACCTCCTAAACCGAGCAAACCAAATCCTCCGCCACGGCTGACTCATCATGAAAAGGTGGATAACACAACCGACGGTATTAGCGACTGCAAGAACAATTTGGGAATCAATGCAAG AacggagaaagaagaagacgtaCCGCCGATTCCTACGTCCGAACCGCCGGAGTCTCCAACGGAAACCCAATTCGGCAACCATCAGATCATCAAAGCGAGGCCTCTGACCCTGAAGAAGGCGCCGATCTCCGAACAGCCGAAGCTCCGTTACGCCAAATCGAATGTTCACGTGTCGATAAATCGACGGATTGAGATGCCACCGGCGTTTCTATTCCCGGAAACCGAGATTCCAGCGGACCTAATGCAAACggaacagcagcaacaacagcaacagcaacaacaacaacaacaacaatctCAGCAACAGTCACAAATCATCGACACGACGGACAATTGCAAGAAGAGCGGTATCAACGAAGATGTAATTAGCAACGAGAAATTGGAGGAAGCGGACATCATCGACGCGTTGAACGTTATTAATATCGAGGACAAGGCAAAGGCGAAAGAATCCGAAAGAAGAACCGAGCTGGAAGTCGATGGGAAGAGCAACGAGGTGATGAGGAGGAAAAAAGGGAATCTCAAGTCTAGCACAGGGAAGGCGAATCTTTCGAGGAGGGTTTCCTTCGATCCTCTGGCGCTTCTGTTGGACGCCAGCCTCGAAGGTGAATTGGAATTGGTAAAGAAGACTGCTAAAGAAGTGGCGAATCCTAGTTCGGCTAACGACGAAGGGATTACCGCGCTTCATAACGCCATTTGCGCCGGTCATCTGGAGATCGTTAAGTTTCTGGTGGAGTTTGGCTGCGACGTAAACGCTCAGGACAGCGACGGATG GACTCCCTTGCACTGTGCCGCGAGTTGCAATAATTTATCTATGGTGAGATTCCTGGTGGAACACGGAGCTTGTATATTTGCCACTACCCTCTCCGATCATGAAACAGCAGCGGAAAAATGCGAAGAGGACGAGGAGGGCTTCGACGGCTGCTCGGAATACTTATACA GTGTCCAAGAGAAGCTCGGAATAATGAACAACGGGCAAGTGTACGCAGTGTTCGATTACGAGGCACAACACAGCGACGAGCTTACACTGAAGAACGGCGATTCCCTAGTTGTACTCCGAAAGGGCGACGACAACGAGAGGGAATGGTGGTGGAGCAAACTGGGACACAAGGAAGGCTACGTACCTCGGAATTTACTTGGC CTGTATCCAAGAGTGCAACCGGCAAAGGTGGACTGA